A portion of the Hoplias malabaricus isolate fHopMal1 chromosome 1, fHopMal1.hap1, whole genome shotgun sequence genome contains these proteins:
- the LOC136664060 gene encoding protein delta homolog 1, translating to MGYWNTRASMNVHGLTISCLLLLGYASLGQGTVCKTGCDLENGFCDRNGECRCRPGWQGAECKQCVPFPGCVHGTCQKAWQCVCKQGWAGSQCDQDIHLCSSQPCSGNSTCIEMGQGGYACICPPGYTGKNCQLKKGPCPINSSPCQNGGTCMDNNGSDNHISCLCPSAFTGGYCETEVEKCEPNPCLNGGTCTDGGLAYKCICPPAFSGPICNTSLPSCPKNTCGNGGTCLNTTNGGTHCICPPGLTGPLCHLHIHRLKANARPKHPGLDSSSLHYSLPDQAFHKLLKPPEHDLPKITSKEAVHTSSSLVTRSQIICFALLGLLTCLVVLGTTGIIYFNRCEMWLANVKYSQLVQQQRDCLLKASNGEDHSVNIILPEKIKLTNYGKHYTSL from the exons ATGGGCTACTGGAACACAAGGGCAAGTATGAATGTACATGGACTCACGATTTCATGCTTACTCCTCCTCGGTTATGCCTCACTTGGCCAAG GTACAGTGTGCAAAACTGGGTGCGATCTTGAAAATGGGTTTTGTGACAGGAATGGCGAGTGCAG GTGCAGGCCTGGCTGGCAAGGTGCAGAATGCAAGCAGTGTGTTCCTTTCCCAGGTTGTGTTCATGGAACATGTCAGAAAGCTTGGCAGTGCGTCTGTAAGCAAGGCTGGGCAGGAAGTCAGTGTGATCAAG ATATCCATCTGTGTTCATCTCAGCCTTGCTCTGGTAATTCAACTTGCATTGAAATGGGACAGGGAGGATACGCCTGCATCTGTCCTCCTGGCTACACAGGGAAAAACTGCCAGCTAAAGAAAGGACCATGCCCAATAAATAG CTCCCCCTGCCAGAACGGAGGCACATGCATGGATAATAATGGATCTGACAACCACATCTCCTGCCTCTGTCCATCTGCATTCACTGGAGGTTACTGTGAAACTGAAGTTGAAAAGTGTGAACCCAACCCATGTCTAAATGGGGGCACTTGCACAGATGGTGGTTTGGCTTACAAATGCATTTGTCCCCCTGCCTTCTCTGGTCCCATCTGCAACACCAGCCTGCCTTCATGTCCTAAAAACACCTGCGGAAATGGGGGCACCTGCTTAAACACCACTAATGGTGGAACCCACTGCATATGTCCACCAGGCCTAACAGGGCCTTTATGTCACCTTCACATTCACAGGCTCAAAGCAAATGCCAGGCCTAAGCATCCAGGCTTGGACAGTTCTTCCCTGCACTACAGCCTCCCTGACCAGGCCTTCCACAAGCTTCTAAAACCCCCAGAGCATGACCTACCGAAGATCACCTCGAAGGAGGCAGTGCACACATCCAGCTCCCTTGTCACACGCAGTCAGATAATCTGCTTTGCCCTTCTGGGTCTGCTCACCTGCTTGGTGGTTCTAGGAACCACAGGCATCATCTACTTCAATCGCTGTGAAATGTGGCTGGCAAATGTCAAGTACAGCCAACTGGTGCAACAGCAAAGGGACTGCCTCCTTAAAGCCAGCAATGGTGAGGATCACTCAGTCAACATCATTTTGCCAGAGAAAATTAAGCTGACAAATTATGGGAAACACTACACATCTTTATAA